A single window of Jiangella alkaliphila DNA harbors:
- a CDS encoding ABC-2 transporter permease, whose product MSALATPAAGTHRPVRTSRPSLARLTSVELRKATDTRAGFWLLAIIALAALGMVLVQMFTGDAEDRTFSEFVGGAQLPVGLLLPVVGILAVTGEWSQRTTLSTFALEPRRERVIAAKLSAAVLMAAGVVVASLAWAALANVVAPLVTDADGSWSFSAEGFGRILLFQTVNVLIGTAFGLALLSTPLAIVLYFILPTLWTILGSTISALETPAEWLDLQSTTTPLIDGDLTGEAWGQLGTSLVLWLLVPLAFGLWRVTRSEIK is encoded by the coding sequence ATGTCCGCCCTCGCCACCCCGGCCGCCGGCACGCACCGGCCGGTCCGCACCTCACGTCCGTCGCTCGCCCGGCTCACCTCCGTCGAGCTGCGCAAGGCCACCGACACCCGGGCCGGCTTCTGGCTGCTCGCGATCATCGCGCTGGCCGCGCTCGGCATGGTCTTGGTGCAGATGTTCACCGGCGACGCCGAGGACCGCACGTTCTCCGAGTTCGTCGGCGGCGCGCAGCTACCGGTCGGCCTCCTGCTGCCGGTCGTCGGCATCCTGGCGGTCACCGGCGAGTGGTCGCAGCGCACCACGCTGAGCACGTTCGCGCTGGAGCCGCGGCGCGAGCGGGTCATCGCGGCCAAGCTCTCCGCCGCCGTCCTGATGGCCGCCGGCGTCGTCGTCGCGAGCCTCGCCTGGGCCGCGCTGGCCAACGTCGTCGCCCCGCTGGTCACCGACGCGGACGGCAGCTGGAGCTTCAGCGCCGAGGGTTTCGGCCGCATCCTGCTGTTCCAGACGGTCAACGTGCTGATCGGCACCGCGTTCGGTCTGGCGCTGCTGAGCACGCCGCTGGCCATCGTGCTGTACTTCATCCTCCCCACCCTGTGGACCATCCTCGGCAGTACCATCTCCGCACTCGAGACCCCGGCCGAGTGGCTGGACCTCCAGAGCACCACGACCCCGCTGATCGACGGTGACCTCACCGGTGAGGCGTGGGGGCAGCTGGGCACGTCGCTGGTGCTCTGGCTGCTGGTGCCGCTGGCCTTCGGCCTCTGGCGGGTCACGCGGTCGGAGATCAAGTAA
- a CDS encoding YqeB family protein — protein sequence MSGTTNGPGGETVVGRPGWEAVLVWVGFPVLGALLGLGVRPLADWVLDTSWVPDFAPFRFVAELPQPGGTIGTVAAGVVLGVVVALTAEGEVLRVGVGPSAVTLTRDGTSRTIARGDVTAVFADGKELVLVSRSGLELAREKSDLAPARLAAAFSEQGYPWRPDGDPHRDQYRRWVPDEPELPAGANAVLKARAGALEKGDQKDLAELRDEAAKLGVVVRDQDKRQYWRRAKIGG from the coding sequence ATGAGTGGGACGACGAACGGCCCGGGCGGCGAGACGGTGGTCGGCCGCCCGGGCTGGGAAGCTGTGCTGGTCTGGGTCGGGTTCCCGGTCCTGGGCGCGTTGCTCGGGCTGGGCGTCCGGCCGCTGGCCGACTGGGTGCTCGACACCTCGTGGGTGCCCGACTTCGCGCCGTTCAGGTTCGTCGCCGAGCTGCCGCAGCCGGGCGGGACCATCGGGACAGTGGCGGCGGGTGTCGTGCTCGGCGTCGTCGTGGCGCTGACGGCGGAGGGCGAGGTGCTGCGCGTCGGCGTCGGCCCGTCCGCCGTCACGCTGACCCGCGACGGCACGAGCCGCACCATCGCCCGCGGCGACGTCACCGCGGTGTTCGCCGACGGCAAGGAACTGGTGCTGGTCTCGCGGTCCGGGCTGGAGCTGGCCCGGGAGAAGTCCGACCTCGCGCCGGCGCGGCTGGCGGCCGCGTTCAGCGAGCAGGGCTACCCGTGGCGGCCCGACGGCGACCCGCACCGCGACCAGTACCGTCGCTGGGTGCCCGACGAGCCGGAGCTGCCGGCCGGCGCGAACGCCGTCCTCAAGGCCCGGGCCGGCGCGCTGGAGAAGGGCGACCAGAAGGACCTCGCCGAGCTGCGCGACGAGGCCGCCAAGCTCGGGGTCGTGGTGCGTGACCAGGACAAGCGGCAGTACTGGAGGCGTGCCAAGATAGGCGGATGA
- a CDS encoding ABC transporter ATP-binding protein has product MITVEHLTKRYGAFTAVSDVSFTCVPGTVTGFLGPNGAGKSTTMRMISALTPPTSGTTTVNGVAFRDLPNPGRHIGVLLDASAQHAGRSGREILSLSAQLLGVGQKRVDAMLELVGLAGAPEKRRVGNYSLGMRQRLGLAHALLGDPSVLMLDEPANGLDPEGIFWMRGVLRDFADRGGTVMLSSHLLREVEAVADHLVVIGNGKIVADGSKEDLLHAGGLYVRGLDPATLEKALTEAGLSVQPTRDGGFSVASDAETIGRTALAAGVVLLELRAADSGGLEEMFLRLTSNHDTFGSNPDSSKDAA; this is encoded by the coding sequence ATGATCACTGTCGAGCACCTGACGAAGCGGTACGGCGCCTTCACCGCCGTGAGCGACGTCTCGTTCACCTGCGTCCCCGGCACCGTCACCGGCTTCCTCGGCCCGAACGGCGCCGGGAAGTCCACCACCATGCGCATGATCAGCGCGCTGACGCCGCCGACGTCCGGCACCACCACGGTCAACGGCGTTGCGTTCCGCGACCTCCCCAACCCGGGCCGGCACATCGGCGTCCTGCTCGACGCGTCCGCCCAGCACGCCGGCCGCTCCGGCCGCGAGATCCTGTCGCTGTCGGCCCAGCTGCTCGGCGTCGGCCAGAAGCGGGTCGACGCCATGCTCGAGCTGGTCGGCCTGGCCGGCGCGCCCGAGAAGCGCCGCGTCGGCAACTACTCGCTCGGCATGCGCCAGCGGCTCGGCCTCGCACACGCGCTGCTCGGCGACCCGAGCGTGCTCATGCTCGACGAGCCGGCCAACGGCCTCGATCCCGAGGGCATCTTCTGGATGCGCGGCGTCCTGCGCGACTTCGCCGACCGCGGCGGCACCGTCATGCTCTCGTCCCACCTGCTGCGCGAGGTCGAGGCCGTCGCCGACCACCTGGTCGTCATCGGCAACGGCAAGATCGTCGCCGACGGCTCCAAGGAGGACCTGCTGCACGCCGGCGGCCTCTACGTCCGCGGGCTCGACCCCGCCACGCTGGAGAAGGCGCTCACCGAAGCCGGCCTGTCCGTCCAGCCGACCCGCGACGGCGGCTTCAGCGTCGCCTCCGACGCCGAGACCATCGGGCGCACCGCGCTCGCCGCCGGCGTCGTGCTGCTGGAGCTGCGCGCCGCCGACTCCGGTGGCCTGGAGGAGATGTTCCTCCGCCTCACCTCGAACCACGACACGTTTGGCTCGAACCCCGACTCGTCGAAGGATGCCGCCTGA
- a CDS encoding sensor histidine kinase, translated as MTTHAPGPAASSPELPSLLPGVLRVDPDTADPARRGRVRRSVRDWIVDTLCFVIAILIGLTTYDSAMQNDPPELVQLLDLCVGALACLSLWWRRRWPVQLAVVVALLCIGVSSAAGAAVILMFTVAVHRRWAVAVAVAAVNVVTGLLFYGVYPDPVLAFRWTILLTGSLVAAVTLWGMLVRSRRQLVLSLRERAYQAENEAALRVERARHLERERIAREMHDVLAHRISLLSVHAGALEYRPDAPREDVVNAAGVIRASAHQALQDLREIIGVLRAPSSDDDPDRPQPTLAQLPPLVDESRQAGMRVTVVDELAGDGAEPPPVVARCAYRVVQEALTNVRKHAPGTGVYVTLTGGPGGGLAVEVRNRMPVGAGEPGTSLDIPGTGTGLIGLAERVELAGGSLEHGITRDGDFRVHAWLPWPA; from the coding sequence ATGACGACCCATGCGCCCGGCCCGGCGGCCAGCAGCCCTGAGCTGCCGTCGCTGCTTCCGGGCGTGCTGCGGGTCGACCCCGACACCGCTGACCCGGCCCGCCGCGGCCGGGTGCGCCGGTCGGTGCGCGACTGGATCGTCGACACGCTCTGTTTCGTCATCGCGATCCTCATCGGCCTGACGACCTACGACAGCGCGATGCAGAACGACCCACCCGAGTTGGTCCAGCTGCTCGACCTCTGCGTCGGTGCGCTGGCTTGCCTGAGCCTGTGGTGGCGGCGACGGTGGCCGGTGCAGCTCGCGGTGGTGGTCGCGCTGCTCTGCATCGGGGTGTCGTCGGCTGCCGGCGCCGCGGTCATCCTCATGTTCACCGTCGCCGTGCACCGCCGGTGGGCCGTCGCCGTCGCCGTCGCGGCCGTCAATGTCGTCACCGGACTGCTCTTCTACGGCGTCTACCCCGACCCCGTCCTGGCCTTCCGCTGGACCATCCTGCTGACCGGGTCGCTCGTGGCCGCCGTCACCCTGTGGGGCATGCTGGTGCGCTCGCGCCGCCAGCTGGTGCTGTCGCTGCGCGAGCGGGCCTACCAGGCCGAGAACGAGGCGGCGCTGCGGGTCGAGCGGGCCCGGCACCTCGAGCGCGAGCGCATCGCCCGTGAGATGCACGACGTCCTCGCCCACCGCATCTCGCTGCTCAGCGTGCACGCAGGCGCGCTGGAGTACCGGCCCGACGCGCCGCGCGAGGACGTCGTCAACGCGGCCGGTGTCATCCGGGCCAGCGCGCACCAGGCGCTGCAGGACCTGCGCGAGATCATCGGCGTGCTGCGGGCGCCGTCGTCCGACGACGACCCCGACCGGCCGCAGCCCACGCTGGCGCAGCTGCCGCCGCTGGTCGACGAGTCGCGGCAGGCCGGCATGCGGGTCACCGTCGTGGACGAGCTGGCCGGCGACGGCGCCGAGCCACCGCCCGTCGTGGCGCGCTGCGCCTACCGCGTCGTGCAGGAGGCGCTCACCAACGTGCGCAAGCACGCCCCCGGCACCGGCGTCTACGTCACGCTGACCGGCGGTCCCGGCGGCGGACTGGCGGTCGAGGTGCGCAACCGTATGCCCGTCGGGGCGGGCGAGCCGGGCACGTCGCTGGACATCCCCGGCACCGGCACCGGGCTGATCGGGCTGGCCGAACGGGTCGAGCTCGCAGGAGGCTCGCTGGAGCACGGAATCACCCGTGACGGCGACTTCCGGGTGCATGCCTGGCTACCGTGGCCGGCATGA
- a CDS encoding M20/M25/M40 family metallo-hydrolase — translation MTQTPTEPPSTADAEVVDLCRDLLRIDTSNFGDSSGPGERKAAEYVAEKLAEAGLDPVVFDSEPGRTTVVARVEGADPDRSDALLMHGHLDVVPADAADWTHDPFSGELADDCLWGRGAVDMKDMDAMILSVVRDRLRTGRRPARPLVLAFLADEEAGGVLGAHWAVDHRPELFEGVTEAISEVGGFSLTVNDDLRLYLVETAQKGIDWMKLTVEGRAGHGSMVSSANAVTELAEAVARIGRYQWPVRLTPTVRSFLEEAGQAFGVEFDPDDPEAMLGQLGDVGRIIGATLRNTTNPTMLKAGYKHNVIPGRAEAYIDGRYLPGQEEEFAAALDEILGPNVKREALVRDIAVETTFDGPLVDAMSAALRAEDPGARPVPYCLSGGTDAKAFSLLGIRNFGFSPLRLPPDLDFAGMFHGVDERVPVDGLRFGARVLDRFLDLA, via the coding sequence ATGACGCAGACCCCCACCGAGCCGCCGAGCACCGCCGACGCCGAGGTGGTCGACCTCTGCCGCGACCTGCTGCGCATCGACACCTCGAACTTCGGCGACAGCAGCGGCCCGGGCGAGCGCAAGGCCGCCGAGTACGTGGCCGAGAAGCTCGCCGAGGCCGGGCTCGACCCCGTCGTGTTCGACTCCGAGCCCGGCCGCACCACCGTCGTCGCCCGGGTCGAGGGCGCCGACCCGGACCGGTCCGACGCGCTGCTCATGCACGGCCACCTCGACGTCGTCCCGGCCGACGCCGCCGACTGGACGCACGACCCGTTCTCCGGCGAGCTCGCCGACGACTGCCTGTGGGGGCGCGGCGCCGTCGACATGAAGGACATGGACGCCATGATCCTGTCCGTCGTGCGCGACCGGCTGCGCACCGGCCGCCGCCCGGCCCGCCCGCTCGTCCTGGCGTTCCTGGCCGACGAGGAGGCCGGCGGCGTGCTCGGCGCGCACTGGGCCGTCGACCACCGGCCCGAGCTGTTCGAGGGCGTCACCGAGGCCATCAGCGAGGTCGGCGGGTTCAGTCTCACCGTCAACGACGACCTGCGGCTCTACCTCGTCGAGACCGCCCAGAAGGGCATCGACTGGATGAAGCTGACGGTCGAGGGCCGGGCCGGCCACGGTTCGATGGTCAGCAGCGCCAACGCCGTCACCGAGCTGGCCGAGGCGGTCGCCCGCATCGGCCGGTACCAGTGGCCCGTGCGGCTCACCCCGACGGTCCGCTCGTTCCTCGAGGAGGCCGGCCAGGCCTTCGGCGTCGAGTTCGACCCCGACGACCCCGAGGCCATGCTCGGGCAGCTCGGCGATGTCGGCCGCATCATCGGCGCCACGCTGCGCAACACCACCAACCCGACCATGCTCAAGGCCGGCTACAAGCACAACGTCATCCCCGGACGCGCCGAGGCCTACATCGACGGCCGCTACCTGCCCGGCCAGGAAGAGGAGTTCGCCGCCGCCCTCGACGAGATCCTCGGGCCGAACGTCAAGCGCGAGGCCCTGGTCCGCGACATCGCCGTCGAGACCACCTTCGACGGCCCGCTCGTCGACGCCATGAGCGCCGCGCTGCGCGCCGAGGACCCGGGCGCCCGGCCGGTGCCGTACTGCCTGTCCGGCGGCACCGACGCCAAGGCGTTCAGCCTGCTCGGCATCCGCAACTTCGGCTTCTCGCCGCTGCGGCTGCCCCCGGACCTCGACTTCGCCGGCATGTTCCACGGCGTCGACGAACGAGTGCCGGTCGACGGCCTGCGTTTCGGCGCCCGCGTGCTCGACCGATTCCTCGACCTCGCCTGA
- a CDS encoding LPXTG cell wall anchor domain-containing protein, protein MIGATAVALTAPAAAEEQPVDVAVSAIPQVFGPPGATLEVNAGFSNMGGQDMDGWTTDFTVPDGVTITGIVDGEILDGTDRPDEGCALITPQRLECHSNATVAIADSVDTRFEVTLDDDASDELGVATFSVTADEGGTGSAETAITAIADEVVIEAALDPGDYEGAPGTTFEQTARVTNTGAVDMVGYSLDFFAGGLVAITGITGLDLVDGTARPDEGCVLVDIGRTECHTGATLAAGDSTEVTFQLRLPERAEFASLGDTHVHVFGDNGGDFSDVAEVGLAIDPTKLLVFSAPTSMSIPAGRTVAGVEFKADNVGAVYAAARRTVLEVPDGVTIVDVLGYDVVDEITPPESGCVLETPRRAACYRDVIETGNGDIMQFELRLDADLPVGELGVATLTSTGHGGEYDGEILMSIYDLGDDGGATGADDDGGDGEELPDTGTSSTTVALAALGLMLAGAAAMTLRARRA, encoded by the coding sequence TTGATCGGGGCGACCGCAGTCGCCCTGACCGCTCCGGCGGCTGCTGAAGAGCAGCCGGTCGACGTCGCTGTGTCGGCCATCCCGCAGGTGTTCGGGCCGCCTGGAGCCACGCTCGAGGTGAACGCGGGCTTCTCCAACATGGGCGGCCAGGACATGGACGGCTGGACCACCGACTTCACCGTTCCCGACGGCGTGACGATCACCGGCATCGTGGATGGCGAGATCCTCGACGGCACTGATCGGCCCGACGAGGGCTGTGCGCTGATCACGCCGCAGCGGCTCGAGTGCCACAGCAACGCGACCGTGGCCATCGCGGACAGCGTCGACACCCGGTTCGAGGTCACCCTGGACGACGACGCTTCGGATGAGCTCGGCGTGGCGACCTTCTCCGTCACCGCCGACGAGGGCGGCACGGGCAGCGCCGAGACCGCCATCACGGCCATCGCCGACGAGGTCGTCATCGAGGCTGCCCTCGACCCGGGCGACTACGAGGGCGCGCCCGGCACGACCTTCGAGCAGACCGCGCGGGTCACCAACACCGGTGCGGTCGACATGGTCGGCTACTCGCTCGACTTCTTCGCGGGCGGGCTCGTGGCCATCACCGGGATCACCGGCCTGGACCTTGTCGACGGCACCGCGCGGCCCGACGAGGGCTGCGTTCTGGTCGACATCGGCCGCACCGAGTGCCACACAGGCGCGACCCTGGCCGCCGGTGACAGCACTGAGGTGACGTTCCAGCTGCGGCTGCCGGAGCGAGCGGAGTTCGCTTCGCTGGGCGACACCCACGTGCACGTGTTCGGTGACAACGGCGGCGACTTCTCCGACGTCGCGGAGGTCGGCCTCGCGATCGACCCCACGAAGCTCCTGGTCTTCTCGGCCCCCACGTCGATGTCGATCCCGGCCGGCCGCACGGTCGCCGGTGTCGAGTTCAAGGCCGACAACGTCGGCGCGGTCTACGCGGCGGCGCGGCGCACCGTGCTCGAGGTGCCCGACGGCGTCACGATCGTCGACGTCCTGGGGTACGACGTCGTGGACGAGATCACCCCGCCGGAATCGGGTTGTGTGCTCGAGACACCGCGCCGGGCCGCCTGCTACCGCGACGTCATCGAGACCGGCAACGGCGACATCATGCAGTTCGAGCTCCGGCTCGACGCGGACCTTCCCGTCGGTGAGCTGGGCGTGGCGACGCTGACCAGCACGGGCCACGGCGGCGAGTACGACGGTGAGATCCTCATGTCGATCTACGACCTCGGTGACGACGGTGGCGCTACCGGTGCCGACGACGACGGCGGTGACGGCGAGGAGCTGCCGGACACCGGTACCAGCAGCACCACCGTCGCGCTGGCGGCACTGGGCCTGATGCTGGCCGGCGCTGCCGCGATGACGCTGCGGGCGCGCCGAGCCTGA
- a CDS encoding response regulator, whose product MTSVPEPTVTRILIVDDDALVRAGLSMMLAGVSDLEIVGEAADGADVPAMVESARPDVVLMDIRMPQVDGLAATEALRRRTDPPEIVILTTFDTDDHVLRALRAGATGFLLKDTPPADIVTAVRRAASGEPILSPSVTRQLIAHVSDGDGGGRAQRAETQLAGLSERELEVAVAIAHGKSNAEISGELFMSVATVKAHVSRVLTKLGLNNRVQIALLVHDAGRV is encoded by the coding sequence ATGACGTCTGTGCCGGAGCCGACGGTCACCAGGATCCTCATCGTCGACGACGACGCGCTCGTGCGCGCCGGGTTGTCGATGATGCTGGCCGGCGTGTCCGACCTCGAGATCGTCGGCGAGGCGGCCGACGGCGCCGACGTGCCCGCGATGGTCGAGTCGGCCCGGCCCGACGTCGTGCTGATGGACATCCGGATGCCGCAGGTCGACGGGCTGGCCGCCACCGAGGCGCTGCGCCGGCGCACCGACCCGCCGGAGATCGTCATTCTCACCACGTTCGACACCGACGACCACGTGCTGCGCGCGCTGCGGGCCGGCGCGACCGGGTTCCTGCTGAAGGACACGCCGCCGGCCGACATCGTCACGGCGGTCCGGCGCGCGGCGTCCGGCGAGCCGATCCTGTCGCCGTCGGTCACCCGGCAGCTGATCGCGCACGTGTCCGACGGCGACGGCGGCGGCCGGGCGCAGCGGGCCGAGACGCAGCTGGCCGGGCTGTCCGAGCGCGAGCTGGAGGTGGCGGTCGCGATCGCGCACGGCAAGTCGAACGCTGAGATCAGCGGCGAGCTGTTCATGAGCGTCGCGACGGTGAAGGCGCACGTGTCGCGGGTGCTGACGAAGCTCGGCCTGAACAACCGCGTGCAGATCGCGCTGCTCGTGCACGACGCGGGCCGAGTCTAG
- a CDS encoding aldo/keto reductase: MEQRRLGGSGLHVSRLGLGTMTWGRDTDQHDAREQLKAFADAGGTLVDTAASYGGGESEKLIGALLDSAVPRANVLVATKAGGRRPAGPGRVDVSRKGLLDQLDDSLDRLDLDYVDLWQVDGWSDAAPMEETLGALEHAVTSGRARYAGVSNYAGWQTAAAAVHQRAVAGPPAPLVSTQVEYSLLERGVEREVLPAAERFGLGVLAWSPLGRGVLTGKYRSGTPADSRAATTHFAPFVDKYLDGRSAKIVDAVCTAADGLDALPLEVALTWVRDRPGVASAIVGARTAGQLRDVLGSDDLELPAEIRAALDEVSAVEFGYPETRA, encoded by the coding sequence GTGGAACAGCGACGACTCGGGGGAAGCGGGCTGCACGTCTCGCGGCTGGGACTCGGCACCATGACATGGGGCCGCGACACCGACCAGCACGACGCGCGTGAACAGCTCAAGGCGTTCGCCGACGCCGGCGGCACGCTGGTCGACACCGCGGCCTCGTACGGCGGCGGCGAGAGCGAGAAGCTCATCGGCGCACTGCTCGACAGCGCGGTGCCGCGGGCGAACGTGCTGGTCGCGACGAAGGCCGGTGGCAGGCGCCCGGCCGGCCCCGGCCGCGTCGACGTCTCGCGCAAGGGCCTGCTCGACCAGCTCGACGACTCCCTCGACCGCCTCGACCTCGACTACGTCGACCTCTGGCAGGTCGACGGGTGGAGCGACGCCGCGCCCATGGAGGAGACGCTGGGCGCGCTGGAGCACGCCGTCACGTCCGGCCGGGCCCGCTACGCCGGCGTCTCCAACTACGCCGGCTGGCAGACCGCCGCGGCCGCCGTGCACCAGCGCGCGGTCGCGGGTCCGCCGGCGCCGCTGGTGTCGACGCAGGTCGAGTACTCGCTGCTGGAACGCGGCGTCGAACGCGAGGTGCTGCCGGCGGCGGAGCGGTTCGGGCTCGGCGTGCTGGCGTGGTCGCCGCTGGGGCGGGGCGTGCTGACGGGCAAGTACCGCAGCGGCACCCCGGCCGACTCCCGCGCCGCCACGACCCACTTCGCGCCGTTCGTCGACAAGTACCTCGACGGCCGCTCCGCGAAGATCGTCGACGCCGTCTGCACCGCCGCCGACGGGCTCGACGCGCTGCCGCTGGAGGTCGCGCTGACGTGGGTGCGCGACCGCCCCGGCGTCGCCTCGGCGATCGTCGGCGCCCGCACGGCCGGCCAGCTGCGCGACGTCCTCGGCTCCGACGACCTCGAGCTGCCGGCCGAGATCCGCGCCGCGCTGGACGAGGTGTCCGCCGTCGAGTTCGGCTACCCGGAGACCCGCGCCTGA
- a CDS encoding LPXTG cell wall anchor domain-containing protein — MRAAARASYGMGLIGATTLLLTTLAAPAAAQDDPVVLEVTATEAVTGAPGEELRVETGVVNTGSADLVGGTVDFEVPDGVTVTGLDGQEFVDGTERPDEGCALVTPQRVECHTDATLAAGADSAAAFLVTIDEGATGELGAATVTVAGDNGGEGSAQTTITSSAAPEGEVVLEAAFESGILAPPGAEVELTATTTNTGTADMVGGTVDFEVPDGVTVTGAVGQEFVDGTERPDEGCALVTPQRVECHTNSTLAAGDTAEATFLLQLPDDVYDTLLGNAVLHVAGDNGGEDTVETDISVGPPAQAWLNVSATPEVEGAPGEVLEIRTDVANVGGEDVVGANVDFEVPEGATVVGIVGQEIVDGTERPDEGCALVTPQRLECHTNATLVAYDGVSEATVEIRIDDDAPAGELGVATLQIEGDNAGSGGAETVVTVVDDGSGDDGAEDGGTESGGTESGDDDGAENGTESGGYGDDLPDTGAGSTTLALVTAGMLLLGGAAIALRSRRA; from the coding sequence GTGCGGGCCGCGGCCCGCGCCTCTTATGGAATGGGCCTGATCGGGGCCACCACACTTCTTCTCACCACCCTGGCCGCGCCGGCGGCCGCGCAGGACGACCCCGTCGTGCTCGAGGTGACGGCCACCGAGGCGGTCACCGGAGCCCCCGGCGAGGAGCTCCGGGTCGAGACGGGCGTCGTCAACACCGGCTCGGCCGACCTCGTCGGCGGCACCGTCGACTTCGAGGTGCCTGACGGCGTCACCGTCACCGGCCTCGACGGCCAGGAGTTCGTCGACGGCACCGAGCGGCCGGACGAGGGCTGCGCGCTGGTGACCCCGCAGCGGGTCGAGTGCCACACCGACGCCACCCTGGCCGCGGGTGCCGACAGCGCCGCCGCCTTCCTCGTGACCATCGACGAGGGCGCGACCGGCGAGCTCGGCGCGGCCACCGTCACGGTCGCCGGCGACAACGGCGGCGAGGGCAGCGCCCAGACCACCATCACCTCCTCGGCCGCGCCCGAGGGTGAGGTCGTCCTCGAGGCCGCCTTCGAGAGCGGCATCCTCGCGCCGCCCGGTGCCGAGGTCGAGCTCACCGCCACGACCACCAACACCGGCACCGCCGACATGGTGGGCGGCACCGTCGACTTCGAGGTGCCCGACGGCGTCACCGTCACCGGCGCCGTCGGCCAGGAGTTCGTCGACGGCACCGAGCGGCCCGACGAGGGCTGCGCGCTCGTCACCCCGCAGCGGGTCGAATGCCACACCAACTCGACCCTCGCGGCAGGCGACACGGCCGAAGCGACGTTCCTGCTGCAGCTGCCGGACGACGTCTACGACACCCTGCTCGGCAACGCCGTCCTGCACGTGGCCGGCGACAACGGCGGCGAGGACACCGTCGAGACCGACATCTCCGTCGGCCCGCCCGCGCAGGCCTGGCTGAACGTCAGCGCGACGCCCGAGGTCGAGGGCGCGCCGGGCGAGGTCCTGGAGATCCGGACCGATGTCGCGAACGTCGGCGGCGAGGACGTCGTCGGCGCCAACGTCGACTTCGAGGTGCCCGAGGGCGCCACCGTGGTCGGCATCGTCGGCCAGGAGATCGTCGACGGCACCGAGCGGCCCGACGAGGGCTGCGCGCTCGTCACACCGCAGCGGCTGGAGTGCCACACCAACGCCACCCTGGTGGCCTACGACGGCGTCTCCGAGGCGACGGTCGAGATCCGCATCGACGACGACGCGCCGGCCGGTGAGCTGGGCGTCGCGACGCTGCAGATCGAGGGCGACAACGCCGGCTCCGGCGGCGCCGAGACGGTCGTCACGGTGGTCGACGACGGCTCGGGCGACGACGGCGCTGAGGACGGCGGCACGGAGAGCGGCGGCACCGAGTCCGGTGACGACGACGGCGCCGAGAACGGCACCGAGTCCGGCGGCTACGGCGACGACCTGCCCGACACCGGAGCCGGCAGCACGACCCTGGCGCTCGTCACGGCCGGGATGTTGCTCCTCGGCGGCGCGGCCATCGCGTTGCGGTCCCGTCGAGCCTGA
- a CDS encoding DUF5703 family protein: MEWSEARSLDSRVSPAAEYEFRHISLPRTISRGAARRLLTEQAEHGHWELARLRLYPDGTRNIVLRRKIMRVRATL; this comes from the coding sequence ATGGAATGGTCGGAGGCGAGAAGCCTCGATTCCCGAGTCTCCCCCGCCGCCGAGTACGAGTTCCGGCACATATCGCTCCCCCGCACCATCTCGCGCGGCGCCGCCCGCCGCCTGCTGACCGAGCAGGCCGAGCACGGCCACTGGGAGCTCGCCCGGCTGCGCCTGTACCCCGACGGCACGCGCAACATCGTGCTCCGCCGCAAGATCATGCGGGTACGCGCGACGCTCTGA